A region of Solanum dulcamara chromosome 7, daSolDulc1.2, whole genome shotgun sequence DNA encodes the following proteins:
- the LOC129893897 gene encoding heavy metal-associated isoprenylated plant protein 39-like, protein MKKVILKLEYFDEKIKQKAMKKVSGLDGVESISIDSKEKKLTITGNIDPVSLVSKLRKLCHTDIVSVGPAKEPEKKKDDGGKKEEGKKDDAKKGDEKKGGDEKKKDGKDETPPAIKAFPAPMFYHYQQPYQPPIPAYYHHRSVEEDPNSCVIC, encoded by the exons atGAAG AAAGTGATTCTGAAGTTGGAGTATTTCGACGAGAAAATCAAGCAAAAGGCCATGAAAAAAGTGTCTGGTCTTGATG GGGTTGAATCAATTTCGATAGActcaaaagagaagaaattaaCAATAACAGGGAACATAGATCCAGTGTCACTAGTTTCCAAATTGAGGAAGCTTTGTCACACTGATATCGTCTCTGTTGGACCAGCAAAAGAGCCTGAGAAAAAGAAAGACGATGGCGGCAAAAAGGAGGAAGGTAAAAAAGACGATGCTAAAAAGGGCGACGAGAAAAAGGGAGGAGatgagaagaagaaagatggaaaAGATGAAACTCCTCCAGCAATAAAGGCTTTCCCGGCTCCTATGTTTTATCACTATCAACAACCTTATCAACCCCCTATTCCTGCTTATTATCACCATCGAAGTGTCGAAGAGGATCCAAATTCTTGTGTTATTTGCTAA